The genomic segment TCTCACGCTGCTCGGGCTCGGCGGCGTGCAACTCGCCGGCCGCAGCGCGCTGGAAATCGCCGGCCTCGCCGCCACGGACGGAATCGACGAGCAAGATGAATCGGAGCAAGCGTCGGGCAGGCGCACGCGCATCCGTCGCGGCGCGGAGCAAGCTTGGAAAGACGTGCAAAACCCGCGCTCGATTCCGTTCGATACCGTCGCCGTGAAAGGGACGGGAAACTTGAAGGAGACGTTGGCTGGCGTTGAGCGGATCGTGTTGCCGCACGAATCGACGAGCGATCTCGCCTTCAACGACTCGCTCGAATCCGCCGCCGGGCTCCTCCGCTACACCGCCGCCGACAAGACCGAGCGCATTCTCGCAGCGTCGTTTCAGCGCGGCCGGGGCGAGATCGTCGTCGTCGCCGAGTCGTCGCTCGCGATGAACGTGAAGCTCGCGGAGAGCGACAACGCCGTCTTCGCCTACGCCCTGCTCACCGACGGCGGCAAGCGGGGCGTCGTGTTCGACGAGTTCTATCACGGGCTCTCCGTGCGCGGGAATCCGTTGTGGTTGCTCACGCAAAGCCGCTACGCCGTCTTCTCGCTGGTCGGCAGCGCGTTGATCGGGCTCGTCATCCTGCGGCGCGGGATGCTGCTCGGTCCGCCGTTGGAAACCTTGCCGAAGTCGCGCCGCACGCTCGGCGAATACGTGGAAGCGATGTCGCGATTCCTGCATCGCGGCCGGGCGAGCACCCCGTTTCTGCTGGCCGAAGTGCGCGGCGGTGTCTTACGCCTGCTCGCCGAACGCTATAATCTCGGCGCCGGCGAACCGACGCCCGAAGCGGTCGCCGGTGCGATCGGTCGGCGCGCGCCTGCCGAAGCCGAGCGCTTTCGCGCAGCCCTCGGCTCGCTCGACGCCGCGCAAGCTCGCGGCAAATCTTGTTCTCAATCCGAAGCCCTGCGTGCGATACAAGGAATAAGCCGTTGTCTTTAGATCAGTTTTATCAAGCCGTTCGTTCCCAAATCGCGAAGGTGGTTTTCGGGCAAGATGAAGTCGTCGATTTCGCCCTGGCGGCCCTCTTCAGCGGCGGCCATGTCTTGCTCGAAGGGCCGCCGGGAGTCGCTAAGACGCTCCTTGTGCGCACGATCGCCGCGTCGTTGGATTTGAACTACCGCCGCGTGCAGATGACCCCCGACTTGCTGCCGAACGACATCACCGGCTCGTCGATCTTTCGCCAAGACGCGCACCAATTCGAGTTCCGTCAGGGCCCGATCTTCGCCAACTTCGTCTTGGCGGATGAAGTGAATCGCGCCTCGGCGCGCACGCAGTCGGCGTTGCTCGAAGCCATGCAAGAGCTCTCCGTCACGCACGACGGCACGACCCACAAGCTGCCCGATCCGTTCATCGTCTTCGCGACGCAGAACCCGATCGAGCAAGAAGGAACCTATCCGCTGCCGCTCGCGCAGCTCGATCGGTTCATGTTCAAGGTGCTGGTCGGTTACCCGTCGGACGAAGAAGAGCGCCGCGTGTTGAACGAGCATCATGCCGGCGGCGGCTTGTCCGACCCG from the Planctomycetia bacterium genome contains:
- a CDS encoding DUF4350 domain-containing protein is translated as MFTVRSAIVASVVVLVTSLVLGIVSLSRPPDSDGLSTDTYGTRWHGLRATYELLAELGVPLDRRVAPPPADLPLPTTLVLWLPNDELVSAEPAYLERLLPWVEQGGRIVVAPAPSDQPTVKILAAKKSTDVLTLLGLGGVQLAGRSALEIAGLAATDGIDEQDESEQASGRRTRIRRGAEQAWKDVQNPRSIPFDTVAVKGTGNLKETLAGVERIVLPHESTSDLAFNDSLESAAGLLRYTAADKTERILAASFQRGRGEIVVVAESSLAMNVKLAESDNAVFAYALLTDGGKRGVVFDEFYHGLSVRGNPLWLLTQSRYAVFSLVGSALIGLVILRRGMLLGPPLETLPKSRRTLGEYVEAMSRFLHRGRASTPFLLAEVRGGVLRLLAERYNLGAGEPTPEAVAGAIGRRAPAEAERFRAALGSLDAAQARGKSCSQSEALRAIQGISRCL
- a CDS encoding MoxR family ATPase translates to MSLDQFYQAVRSQIAKVVFGQDEVVDFALAALFSGGHVLLEGPPGVAKTLLVRTIAASLDLNYRRVQMTPDLLPNDITGSSIFRQDAHQFEFRQGPIFANFVLADEVNRASARTQSALLEAMQELSVTHDGTTHKLPDPFIVFATQNPIEQEGTYPLPLAQLDRFMFKVLVGYPSDEEERRVLNEHHAGGGLSDPKRIGVLPVMGADQILAARQTIRETHVRPEVTAYVQQLLAATRRDDAFAVGASPRSGLMLLMGAKSLARFAGRDFITPDDIQTAFVPALRHRVVLDPTAELDGTTTDEVLGQLMETVEVPR